The Malus domestica chromosome 06, GDT2T_hap1 genome has a segment encoding these proteins:
- the LOC139196773 gene encoding uncharacterized protein: MVCQLTEEQPQRGGSIDGRSYKPRNRAMTHANLMSNYFNPNSVNPYFQQKRDRTGRPSFSPHQKVTVALRMMAYGSPADSIDETHGMSESTCLDTLQEFCDTIVQLYKDEYLRKLNQKDLNRLFRKAEDRRFPGMIGSLDCMHWDWKNCPTGWQ; encoded by the exons ATGGTGTGTCAGCTaactgaggaacaacctcaaAGGGGTGGCTCTATTGAtggtcgctcttacaaaccacgaaacagagCGATGACGCATGCCAATCTGATGAGCAACTACTTCAATCCCAACTCG GTCAATCCGTACTTTCAACAGAAGCGGGACAGAACAGGCCGCCCtagtttctcacctcatcagaaggttactGTTGCACTCCGAATGATGGCCTATGGCTCCCCAGCTGATTCAATTgatgaaacccatggtatgtctgagtctacatgccttgatactcttcaagaattttgtgacACAATTGTTCAGCTTTATAAAGACGAGTACCTCCGCAAGCTAAATCAAAAAGATCTGAATCGGCTCTTTCGCAAAGCTGAAGACCGTAGGTTTCCaggcatgatagggtcattagactgcatgcattgggattggaagaactgtcccaccggatggcaatga